A single window of Girardinichthys multiradiatus isolate DD_20200921_A chromosome 15, DD_fGirMul_XY1, whole genome shotgun sequence DNA harbors:
- the LOC124882106 gene encoding ribonucleoside-diphosphate reductase subunit M2 — translation MKVTMLSVRSPLSAKNQQNLSGQMADMSLDKENTPPSLNSTRVLASKTARKIFNEAPPKAVKKSSEEEEPLLKENPNRFVIFPIQYHDIWQMYKKAEASFWTAEEVDLSKDLQHWESLKDDERFFISHVLAFFAASDGIVNENLVERFTQEVQVTEARCFYGFQIAMENIHSEMYSLLIDTYIKDPSEREYLFNAIETLPCVKKKADWALNWIGNKNAAYGERVVAFAAVEGIFFSGSFASIFWLKKRGLMPGLTFSNELISRDEGLHCDFACLMFKHLVNKPSSETVTKIIKNAVEIEQEFLTDALPVKLIGMNCDMMKRYIEFVADRLLLELGFSKIYRVENPFDFMENISLEGKTNFFEKRVGEYQRMGVMSGSTDNTFRLDADF, via the exons ATGAAAG TGACGATGCTGTCTGTGCGCTCCCCTCTCTCTGCGAAGAACCAACAGAATCTCAGCGGGCAGATGGCCGACATGTCTCTGGACAAAGAGAACACG CCTCCGAGCCTCAACAGCACCCGCGTCCTGGCGTCCAAAACAGCCCGGAAGATCTTCAACGAAGCCCCG cccaaagctgtgaaaaaaagctcagaggaagaggagccTCTGCTGAAGGAGAACCCTAACCGGTTCGTTATCTTCCCGATCCAGTACCACGACATCTGGCAGATGTACAAGAAGGCAGAGGCCTCCTTCTGGACGGCTGAGGAG GTGGATCTGTCCAAAGACCTGCAGCACTGGGAGTCTCTGAAGGATGACGAGCGCTTCTTCATCTCTCATGTGTTGGCCTTCTTCGCCGCCAGCGACGGCATCGTTAACGAGAACCTG GTGGAGCGCTTCACACAGGAAGTGCAGGTGACTGAGGCCAGGTGTTTCTATGGTTTCCAGATCGCCATGGAGAACATCCACTCGGAGATGTACAGCCTGCTGATCGACACCTACATCAAGGATCCCAGTGAGAG GGAATACCTGTTCAACGCCATCGAGACTCTGCCCTGTGTGAAGAAGAAGGCCGACTGGGCGCTCAACTGGATTGGCAACAAGAACGCCGCCTACG GAGAGCGTGTGGTTGCCTTCGCTGCCGTGGAGGGAATCTTCTTCTCTGGCTCGTTCGCTTCCATCTTCTGGCTGAAGAAAAGAGGCCTGATGCCCGGCCTGACCTTCAGCAACGAGCTCATCAGCAGAGACGAG GGACTGCACTGTGACTTCGCCTGTCTGATGTTCAAACATCTGGTGAACAAACCGTCATCAGAAACCGTCACCAAGATCATAAAGAACGCCGTGGAGATCGAGCAG GAGTTCCTGACCGACGCTCTGCCGGTGAAGCTGATCGGGATGAACTGTGACATGATGAAGCGGTACATCGAGTTTGTGGCCGACAGGCTGCTGCTGGAGCTCGGCTTCTCAAAG ATCTACAGGGTGGAGAACCCCTTCGACTTCATGGAGAACATCTCTCTGGAGGGAAAGACTAATTTCTTTGAGAAGCGAGTGGGAGAGTACCAGAGGATGGGCGTCATGTCGGGCTCCACAGACAACACCTTCAGACTGGATGCTGATTTCTGA